The Acidimicrobiales bacterium DNA segment AGCAGTTCGCCCCTGTTTGAGCCGTCCGAGTTCGGGGACGCATCAGAGATGACCGCCCCGAGTTCGTTGGCGGCACGTTCCAGGCCGGCGTATGCGGCGTCATTGAAGGACTGGTCACCGCGTCCACCAATATCGAACACGAGGCCAACCGACACTGGCTCAGCCGGCGGCTCAGGTGCAGTGGTTGCCGGTGCAGCAGTGGTTGCCGGCGCGGCGGTAGCTGCCGGTGCAGCAGTGGTCGCTGCCGGCGCCGCCCCGTCATCGTCGTCGCTTCCACACGCCGAGACGACTAGGGCGAACCCCAGCATCACGGCGAGAAGGCGAGTTAATTGCTTACTCATGAACCCCTCCGGTTCTCGTCGCATCGTTGCGCCACGCGACGGCCTCAAGACCGCCCGCGGGGTCGCGAACCGTAGCGCGGGCAACGGCTTCATGCCACATGCCGGGAGTGTTGACGTAACTCAAATGGCGTCGCTGCACCGAATTTCAGCCGAGAGTGGCAGGAATTAGGATGGGCGACCAGGAATCGTGCCGTCCCAAACGGGGCAACGACTCAGCTGTTACGACCCAGGTTTGGCTTACGGCCGTGATTGGCCTTCTTGCGACGAGCCGAGGCCTTCTGCCTGCTAGTGCGCTTCGACATGCGGATCATGGTACCGGCATGGTTCCGGGGATCCATCAGGGTGGCCGGCGGGCACCGGTCACATCGCCGTGGACGGCCAGGTCAGTGGTCCTAGCCTGACCCGTCGGACCGGTCGCTGAGGGTGGCCGGGCGGATTCCCAACTGAGGAGAGCACACAGGTGGAGCGTTTCGGGTTCGTGGGCTTGTCCAACGCAGGCAAGTCCTCGCTCTACAACGCCCTGGCCGGCGGGGGAGTTCTCACCGCGTCGTACGCCTTCGCCACGACGGCCCCCAACGTCGGCGTGGCCCGGGTCCCCGACGACCGTCTGGAACAGCTGGCCACCATGAGCGCCTCCCGCAAGGTTGTACCGGCCAGCGTGGAGTTCGCCGATATCGGCGGCCTGGTTGAAGGGGCCTCCCAGGGCGAGGGGTTGGGTAACAGGTTTCTGGCCGGCATCCGTGAGGTCGACGCCATCGTGTTCGTCCTCCGGGCCTTCAAAGACAGCGACGTGCCCGGGCCTACCGATCCCCTGGAGCACCTCCGGGTGGTCGAGGTGGAACTGGCCCTCGCCGACCTTGACTCCGCCGAGAAGCAGCTTTACAAGGTCCGCCGGGCCTCTAAAGGGGATCCGACACTGGCCGGTGCCGTGGCGGCCCTCGGAAGGGCTGTCGATCGCCTAGCCGAGGGGGTGCCCCTCTACCGCAGCGACCTGACGGCCGGCGAGAGGGACGAACTGCAACCATTCTTCCTCCTCACCGACAAGCCGGTGCTCGCCGTGGTCAACCTGGACGAGGATCAGGTGGTCGGCTCCGACGAGGTACTAGCCCCGGTCGCCGCGGAACTGGCCGGAGCGGAGGTCATCGGCATGTGCGTCCAGTTGGAGGCCGAGGCGGCGCTCCTCGGCGACGGGGACCGGGCCGAGATACTCGACGGCCTGGGACTCGGCGAGGGGGCCCTCCCGCGCTTCGTGCGGGCCGCCCACCACCTCCTCGGCCTGCGGACCTTCTTCACCACGGGGGAGAAGGAGAGCCGGGCGTGGACCTTCCGGGCCGGTTCGTCGGCCCCCGAGTGCGCCGGCCGGATCCACACCGACTTCCAGCGGGGCTTCATCCGGGCTGAGACCATTCGCTGGGACGTGCTGCTGGACGAGGGGTCGTGGGTCCGGGCCCGGGAGTCAGGGCTCGTCCGAAGCGAAGGCAAGGACTACAGGCCCGAGGACGGCGACGTCATGGAGTTCCTCTTCAACGTCTGAGACCTACCATCACCTCCATGCCGTGGTTGGTGCGGGGAGATCAGGTGTTGTCCAGCCTCCGAGTGGCCGACTCGTCGAGCGCTCGAATCCGTGGGTTGGTGGGTCGTGACGGGCTTGAGGGGGCAATCCTGCTGCGACCCGCCCGGTCGGTCCACACGCTGGACATGCGCCTGCCCATCGACGTGGCCCACCTGGACTACGACCTCACGGTGTTGCGCACCACGCGCATGGATGGCCTGCGGGTGGGACGACCGGTACGTCGAGCCCGGGCCGTGCTCAAGGCCGAGGCGGGGAGCTTCGAACGCTGGGGCCTGGCCGTCGGCGACGTGCTGGAGGTGCGGGAGTGAGCACGGCGGCCGCCGGACCGGCCCACTTCGTGCTGGTGGCCACGCCCATTGGCAACCTGGGCGACCTCTCACCGCGGGCCGTCGAGACGCTGGCGGCCGTCGACCTGGTGGCCTGCGAGGACACCCGCAGAACGGGACGCCTGCTGGCCCACGCCGGCGTGGTGGGAGCCGACCTGCTGCGCCTCGACGAGCACACAGAGGAGAGAGCGGCCACCGAGGTGATCCGTCGCCTGGATGACGGCGGCACGGTGGCTCTCGTCTCCGACGCCGGCATGCCAGGTATCTCCGATCCGGGCGAGAGGGTGGTCCGCCGGGTGGTCGAGGCCGGCCACCGGATCGAGGTGGTGCCCGGGCCATCGGCTCCGGTAGCCGCCGTGGCAGCCAGTGGCCTACCGACCGCCCGCTGGTGCATGGAGGGCTTCCTCCCCCGTAAGGGGAGCGCCCGAGCCGACCGGCTAGCCGAGCTGGCCGTGGAGGAGCGCACCATGGTGATCCTGGAATCGCCCCATCGGCTGGCTGCCACCCTGGCCGACCTGGCCGCCGCCCTGGGAGGGGACCGACGGGTGGTTGTGGCCCGTGAACTCACCAAGCTCCACGAGGAGTTCCGGCGGGGGACCCTGGACGAGGTCGCCGCCTGGGCCGCCGAGCCGCCAAAGGGCGAGATGGTCCTGGTAGTGGACGGGGCGCCGGAGCCCGGCGAGGCCGACGACAACCGGGTCCGCGCCGTACTGGCCGAGTTACGAGCTGGTGGTGCCTCCACCCGAGACGCCGCCGACGAGGCGGCCCGCCGACTCGGGGTGTCGCGCCGTCGGGCCTACCGCCTGGCCCTGGGATGACCGGACCCCGGGGACCGGTCCACCGGTAGCCTCCGACCCATGGCCGACGATTCCGGGACCGACCGGCGCGCCGGGCGACCGGTGTTGGTCGCCGTCGCCTGGCCCTACGCCTCGGGCTCCCGTCATCTCGGCCACCTGGCCGGCGCCTACCTCCCGGCCGACATCTACGCCCGGCACCAGCGGCTGGTCGGCAACCGGGTACTGATGGTGAGCGGGTCCGACGTGCACGGCACCCCGATCACCGTGCGGGCCGACGCCGAGGGGGTCACACCCCGGGACATCGTCGACCGTTACCACGCCGAGTTCGTTGC contains these protein-coding regions:
- the ychF gene encoding redox-regulated ATPase YchF, which gives rise to MERFGFVGLSNAGKSSLYNALAGGGVLTASYAFATTAPNVGVARVPDDRLEQLATMSASRKVVPASVEFADIGGLVEGASQGEGLGNRFLAGIREVDAIVFVLRAFKDSDVPGPTDPLEHLRVVEVELALADLDSAEKQLYKVRRASKGDPTLAGAVAALGRAVDRLAEGVPLYRSDLTAGERDELQPFFLLTDKPVLAVVNLDEDQVVGSDEVLAPVAAELAGAEVIGMCVQLEAEAALLGDGDRAEILDGLGLGEGALPRFVRAAHHLLGLRTFFTTGEKESRAWTFRAGSSAPECAGRIHTDFQRGFIRAETIRWDVLLDEGSWVRARESGLVRSEGKDYRPEDGDVMEFLFNV
- the rsmI gene encoding 16S rRNA (cytidine(1402)-2'-O)-methyltransferase, with translation MSTAAAGPAHFVLVATPIGNLGDLSPRAVETLAAVDLVACEDTRRTGRLLAHAGVVGADLLRLDEHTEERAATEVIRRLDDGGTVALVSDAGMPGISDPGERVVRRVVEAGHRIEVVPGPSAPVAAVAASGLPTARWCMEGFLPRKGSARADRLAELAVEERTMVILESPHRLAATLADLAAALGGDRRVVVARELTKLHEEFRRGTLDEVAAWAAEPPKGEMVLVVDGAPEPGEADDNRVRAVLAELRAGGASTRDAADEAARRLGVSRRRAYRLALG
- a CDS encoding DUF192 domain-containing protein, whose product is MPWLVRGDQVLSSLRVADSSSARIRGLVGRDGLEGAILLRPARSVHTLDMRLPIDVAHLDYDLTVLRTTRMDGLRVGRPVRRARAVLKAEAGSFERWGLAVGDVLEVRE